The window GCAGGCTGGCAAGGTTTACGAACTGGCTGGTGATGAACCTTATACGCTGGCGGAACTGGCTGCTGAAATTAGTAAACAGTCGGGTAAATCTATCGGTTATCAAAACCTGTCTGAAGCAGAGTTCACCGCTGCACTGGTTTCCGCTGGGCTCCCCGATGTTTTCGCGCAGATTATTGCGGATTCTGACGTCGGTGCATCCAAAGGCGGGCTGTTCGATGGCGGTAAGCAACTGAGCCGTCTGATTGGTCGCCCAACGACGCCGCTGTCAGCCGTAGTGAAAGCAACGCTGAAGTAAGTGTCACGATAGGCTCAGCATGAATGCTGAGCCTATTATTGCACTGCCTTGTCAGAACAGACCTATCCTTAGTCACATCGTTTATTTATCAAGATGTTGGGGTGCTTTCTTGCACTTGGTTACTCACGCTTTGTTTCTTTTTGGCCGTCAGTAAATTGCCTACAGGCTGCTCGATGAATTGATAAAGCAACCAGCCGGCGATAAGACTAACCGCTCCAGCGGCAATGATCAGCAGCGCGGCGTCTGCCACACCGTATTGATTGCCATCAGTCCATTCATTCAGCAAGCGAAGCACTAAGAAATGGATCAGATAAAAGCAGAAAGAAATGCTTCCTAACCATTGCATTGGTTTCGCATGTAAAAACGAACGTTTCCCTTGTAGATCGCTCGCCGCGAGTGAACCTATTAGTAATACCAGCGGAATAAGAGTCACCAAATTGAAACTCAGCAGGAAAGGCATAAAAAGATCAATGCAATAGGTCAGTGCAGTTAATATTACGCTTGTCGTTACTGAAACGGAGATCCATTTTCCTTCCTGAATAATACGTGACAGTAACATACCAATAGTGAATTCAAAAACGCGTGTTGGTGGAAAAGTATAGGCAAACCACCATTGAATTTCACCCACTTCAAAAGGCCAACCTTCGATCAGTGGAACGGTGGGTAATAACGTATAAATTGCGCCATAAACGCCAATTAAGGCGGCGTAGCATAATAATACGGACACCCATAAAGACTCCGTCGGTATTTTCTTGACGACCTTGAGCAGGAAAGGGTAAACAATATAAAGGAAA is drawn from Pectobacterium aroidearum and contains these coding sequences:
- a CDS encoding acyltransferase, producing the protein MNNNLIVKDDSSNYYQSNLVIKRTEKGYLPNLPSLNGTRIIAALLVYLFHTSIGNMLNLFSDESIGEAYSFVLSKAGWVSVSFFFILSGFVMNWSSPSVRSPLQFYKKRFAKIYPVSMLIIILLVFTGIISVGRVDVWLPNLLLIQTWIPQGDIYIGGNVPSWFLSVIVFLYIVYPFLLKVVKKIPTESLWVSVLLCYAALIGVYGAIYTLLPTVPLIEGWPFEVGEIQWWFAYTFPPTRVFEFTIGMLLSRIIQEGKWISVSVTTSVILTALTYCIDLFMPFLLSFNLVTLIPLVLLIGSLAASDLQGKRSFLHAKPMQWLGSISFCFYLIHFLVLRLLNEWTDGNQYGVADAALLIIAAGAVSLIAGWLLYQFIEQPVGNLLTAKKKQSVSNQVQESTPTS